From the genome of Prunus persica cultivar Lovell chromosome G8, Prunus_persica_NCBIv2, whole genome shotgun sequence:
CATAGCTGCAACTAGCATACTTGAGATGCAGTGGGGACATGTTGGCATACATGACTGGTGGAGGAATGAACAGTTCTGGGTCATTGGTGGTGCGTCATCACACTTTTTCGCACTCATCCAGGGTCTGCTCAAGGTTTTGGGCGGAGTTAACACAAACTTCACTGTCACATCTAAAGCAGCGGATGATGGAGAGTTTTCTGATCTATACCTCTTTAAGTGGACGTCACTTTTGATCCCTCCCATGACCTTATTGATCATAAACATTATTGGAGTCGTTGTTGGGATTTCTGATGCCATCAACAATGGTTACGACTCATGGGGTCCTCTCTTTGGTAGGTTGTTCTTTGCCATATGGGTCATTGTCCATCTTTACCCATTCCTAAAGGGTTTGGTGGGAAGACAGGAGAGACTCCCCACAATCATTGTGGTCTGGTCAATTCTTCTCGCATCGATCTTCTCTCTATTATGGGTCCGAATCAACCCATTTGTATCAAAAGGTGGTATTGTATTAGAAGTTTGCGGGCTGGATTGTGACTAAGGTCCACTTATACAGAAGGTTTAGATGGTGTGAGTTCTATAAAGTAGCTGTTTGGGCAAACAAAAAGAGATCGAGTTCAAATGCGCGATGTTGTTCAATCGAAGGTAAAATTGTTTCGAACAGTTCTATTTGTAAGGATAAATCTTGTGGTAAAAGATGAGATGGGAAGAAAGAGCAATCCTGGGAGGTTGCATGTAGATACAAAGGGACTGGATCTGACACATTGATTGTTTTGCAAAGTGTTCATTAATTCTTTAATACATGGATTTTGTGGGTTGGAAGGGGATTTGTATTCAGGTCTGTCTGTAATCCCATGAGAAGATAAAGTTAGTTTGATTCATAATTTATGTTCCCTTCTCAATAAGGGGGTTGGTTCATATATGTTAGTGTCATAAAACCTTGTCCTTTTGTGCAGTATTTGAGAGGAAATAGCTGCAATCTTAGGGTGATGTATTTTTTGAGATGTCCAAATGTGTTTGCCAAACAAAGGCAACTCTTCTTGTATGTGTGCTTATTTAAGAACAACTCAACATTCAATAaatgtttgattttctttcttctctttctttcttctggcTTGTTTGGAGGAAATAATGACTTTTTTCTCACCTCTATGATACTTGAGCGGCTGTGCCTAAAAGTTTGACTTCAGCTTTTGCAATCACATTGATGGTGTGATGACATTGTGACAAGGTTTTGGAATGTCTAACTCAGAGTTTTTGAATGTCTGCTTTTTTCTCCTAGGAATCCTATGGAATTAATTTCCTGGCTTATTAAGTAAAGCCTTAAACTAAATCCACCTCTGAAACAACAAATTAGGGAGGAAATAGGCCTCATTCGCCTCCAAGGATCCGGATCCTCTATTGTGATATGCGAAcctcatttttaaaattagcaCATTTACATATTTGCatataaaccctaaaattgcaATATACGCACATTAACGAACTTTACATATTTGCATTTGCAAACTTTTGTCGCTAGACATTCtcatatttaaaataagcAATCCAATACAACACCATACTTACACTGGACCCCACAAAACTAACTGTACCATTAACAAGTTCATTTACAAGCAATACTGTAAATTACCAAAACACTCTTGAAGATCAGCATGAGGTATGCTTCAGCTGAAAATGAAGGTCACTTTAACTCGTATTTCCATGGCCAACACTAGCAGGTCTACTTCTTTTGGAGATCCTTCAATGCCGGCCTAGGCTGCAAAGTTTTCACTGCTGAGTTGGAAACTTTGTCGTTCTTTGTGTTTCTGAAATTTTCCTTCATATCAGCAGTATTGACAAAACTCTTTGGAGGACTAGGGACCAGACTATCTGTCTTGTTCTCCCTTGGCGCAAAAGAAATACTGATACTTTTGTCCGAATCTGCCTCCCAACTCCTTACCCTAGGTGATTCCAAATTGTCTGAGAAGACATGAGCAAGAAGGTCAAAGAATcagcttgcattttcaagtaaatcatgcccaaaaaaaatactCGGAGAAccaataaagagaaaaaaattgacgTTCAAGTGCAAGATGTGTACCTTTTCTCAAACCTGAATCTGCAGATATGGGACATTGATCTGCAGTTACATTCTGTTCTGACACAATCTCACTCTCAACTGAAAATTTAGCATCTTCAACATCAGGGTTCACATTACTTCGAGCTTGCATTAAGTAATTTGGATAACTGTTTGCTGCTGGCACATCAATTGGCACATCAAAAGCACCAGGATTGCTGCCACTCATCTCAGAATCATCTACCGATTTCCCTGTACGTGCCCACACATTAGAATATTCAATATCACCAGCCTCATCAATATCCTCATGATCAACAAACACTTGGTTGATAGGCCTGATTCCTTTCTCCTTTGGTCTTTCATTTACACAGGTGTTCCCATCTGAAACAGGAGGATGAGTGGATTTCAGAAGTTCATCTGCCATTCTCTGCCCATGATGATCACTGTGTTTCTTGGCAACAACTTGAGCAATTCCCAGATCATTTTCTAAACCTTCCTTCACATGCTCACCAACTTCATTCATCAGATTGGCTTTACTCAGACCTGCATCTAATTTCTGAAATTCATCTCTTTTGATGTCCCCTACAATCAGTTCCATCTCAAAATCAGTCAATCCAAACAATTCAACATTTAACTCCAAGGCTTTGTTATTCCCCAAAACACATTATAACATTTGTCTTTACAGATCCTACTACTCTACACTTTTGGAGGCAtggataaataaaaagtataaCATGGTATCATGAGATCAAAGTTCGAAATCCTAAAACTATAACTTCCCAATCTATAGACTTCCACATGTTGGACtattcaagaaaaaatataatagcAAACTCTTGGAGTCGTAGACTCATAGTTAATTAAAAGTATTACCAGTGAAGTCCAAAATTAAACACTCACCACAACTAGAAAAGTTGGTAACAGGAGAACCAACAGGGTAATGAATACCCATTTCCAGAGTAGATTTTAGCTCCATAACGTCCTCCGATTTATGCTCATGGTCAGTAAGTTGCCCTGCAGCAACTTGTGCAATACCAACAGCactttctttccctttcttcACAGCCTCACTATCTTCAATCACTGAATCGACTTTTGACATGTCTGGATATGATTTTGAAAATCCATCCATTTTGTCATCGCTGAAAAGTTGTTTTATCTCATAACTGCTAAATAAAGGCGAGGCAGCATTTAACTCCAAGGCTTTAGTTTCTGTTTAATCACAAAGATACAAAAACCGTTAGAGACGGAACTGTTTtcaataaaaagtttaagTTGAATGaagattaattttttatttttgttaaaaaataactaCAAGATATATAGATACTCCTTGGGCTCAAACATAGATACTATTCTTCCCCCCACTCCCCACCCCAGGCCACGTGGCTTAGGAAATGAAGACAAATATACATaagagttgaaaattttggaaacAATTATTAACCTGCAGTTGCTTCTTCACCTTGATGCAATAAGCACTGACCATGACTAGAATCGGTAGCTGGAGAATCAGCAGAGCAATCGACACCCGTTTCAGGTTTAACCATAGAGATGGGATGCAAGTTTTCAAAACCAGGGGATTCCTTTGAGTCACCAGAAATGATATCCCTATCGTTAAGATTAAGCAGATCAATTACTTCCTCAGTCTCTTGGGAGGTCCTCGTACGATTAATGCCAACATTGAGACTTTCAACAACCTTTACGCCTGAGACTCTTTCCAGCACTCCAAATTCATTGCCTTGTAATTCAAGATCATCACACTTCGCTGGATCTGGTTGGAGAACAGATTGTATAACTTCATTTGATGCTCTCTCTTGAACTTCACTATCTACCGGCACCACCATATTTGAAGGACCTGGAGATTTGTTCTCATTTCCAAGCTGCATTTTTGCCAAAGCAAAATCAGAAAGAGACCCCGACTGTGTTTCGTCCACCAGGGCATCCATAGAACTTCCAATATCATTTGCTGCCACTGTGTGCTTTTCCAGAATATCAACCTCATCAAAGGATAAATTCTGGTTTTGGCTTCCATGTAACAAGGCCTCAACTCTTTCACAAATTATTCCGCCTTCAACTGGTGATTCGAATTGATCTTTAAGTTGATCTCCTTCTGCAGATTAAATAATTGTTATTGTCTCATAACTTACTGGATGGAACACATTTTTTTCTCGAAGTGCCAGAGAATATAACAAGGTACTGTCATTGCCTATCAAGTGATAAGAATAAACAAGaagcatatgaacatacaAATTTCTCAACAAGATTAACAAGTTTCCAACCTAAAAGAGAAACTGTACCCCTATCCTCATAAGTCATCTCCTTTTCTTCCGCATTGTTTCTACCCTCACTTTCATTTAATCCACTTAGATCTCCTGCATTTGAGACAATATAAAAACTTGAGTATATACAGTtactcaaataaaaatatcattacAACCAGTAAAATCATATATTCAAGATTAATCATCGAAAGATACCAAGAGATGAAGAATCATTAAACATGAGACAGTGGCACCACCTGAATGCATTTGACGTTTGGCACAAAAGTTATCAGCTGATAGATTGACTTGTGTAATACTTTCAGTATCAACTATTCTATCTGTGTCAGCCAAGCCAGGTTCGTTTTGTGACACTCTATTATTCACACCGGCATTGCCCAAAATAATCCCATGATCACAGCAGCACAGATCACCCAACTCATCTCTGACCAAGAAATCACCAGTATTATCTGAATTAATTGCAGTTTTCGAACTCACATTTACAGAATTTATACCACCATCCAGTGTTCCAatattatcatccatatcagcATTGCCATCCGTGTGCATACTATCAACTGAAGCAATGGAAGGATGTCTCTTCATCTCTAAAGATACTTCCTTATGTATGCCAGGATCACCATACTTCCCTTGATCCAGTAGGAGGACAGATTGCATAACATTGTTTAGTGCTCTCTCTTGAACTGCACTGTCTACCGACACCACCATAGTTGAAGGATCTGGGGATTTGTTCTCATTTCCACGCCGCATTTTTgccaaagaaaaatcagaaaggGACCGCGACTCTGTTTCGTTCACCACGGCATCCATAGAACTTTCAGTGTTATTTGCTGCTACTGTGTGCTTTTCCAAAATATCGACCTCTTCGAAGGATAAATTCTGATTTTTGCTTCCATGTAACAAGGCCTGATTTCTTTCATGAATATTTCTGCCTTCAACTGGTGATTTGAATTGATCTTTCCGTTGATCTCCTTCTGCAGATTAAACAGTTATTATTATCTCATAACTTACTGGATGGAGCACATACGTTATATCTCACAGATGCAAGAGAATACCCTATCAAGTGATAAGAATAAACAAGAAGCACATGAACATACAAACTTCTCAACAAGACAAGTTTTCAACCTAAAAGCGGAATTGTACCTCTATCCTCATAGGTCATCTCCTTTTCTTCggcattgttttttttacccTCAATCTCATTTAATCCACTTAGATCTCCTGCGTTTGAGAAAATTTTCTTACTTGAGCTTACTTAAATCAGAATGTCAGGTTATAAGCAGTAAAATCATACATTCAAGATcaataaccaaaatatacCAAGAGATGAAGAATCATTAAAAACATGATACAATGGCAGACCACCTGAATACATTTGAGGTTTGGCACAAGAGTTATCAGCACATAGTTTGACTTGTGTAATACTTTCAGTTCCAACTATTCCATCTATGTCAGTCAAGCCAGGTATGGTTTGTGCCATGCTATTACTCGCACCAGCATTGCCCAAAATAATGCCATGATCACAGCAACTCAGATCAGCCAGCTCATCTCCGACTAAGAAATCACCAATATTGTCTGAACTTATCTCAGTTTTTGAACTCACATTTAGAGAATTCATACCACCATCCAGTGTTCCaacattatcatccatatcagcATTGCCATCCATGTGCATACTGTCATCTGAAGCAATGGAAGGATGTCTCTTCATCTCTGAAGTAACTTCCTTAAGAATGTTCTCATTTCTATGTTGCATTTTTGCCAAAGCACAATCAGAAAGAGATGTTGACTCTGTTTCAACGACGATGGCACTATCAATTTTACTTGCTGCCACTGTGTCATCTTCCGGATAATCAACCTCATCAAAGgataaattttggtttttgcttCCATATAACAAGGCCTCATCTATTTCACAAATACTTCTGCCTTCTACTGGTGATTTGAATTGATTTTCAAGTTGATCTCCTTCTGCAGATTAAACGATCATTAATATCTCATAACTTACTGGATGGAATTCACATGTTTTTCTTAAAGATACCAGAGAACAACACAAGTTATTCATTtagataaattaaaattttcaattatcaCTTCTTTGCCACTGATTACTAGGAATGAGAAAGAATATCCATCTCTTCTATTCACTTTACAGATAAAccaatataaagtaaaagttaAGAGTGTCAAACTTAGTTAAACAGCATGGTTCTATACTAAGTCGGGACTAGTGTTGGTAATCTAGACCACAAACACAATTTAACTCAACCTCAGTCCGCAAAGTAAGGTCAAGAGCATTTAAAAAATGTCATGTAACATGGTACTATTAGGAGGAGAATTCATGGAACTAACCATTGCAAATAACGCTCAAACGAAATGAATCATGAATAACAAGATCTAACAGCTGAActatcaacaaaaaaattatcatatgaacatgaaaaattaaacaagggAACATCAAATACCTTGCTTTAGTAGTGAAGATTTGGGCAGAGTTACAGCAGTATCACTGGGTACAATTCTATCCAGATGGATATCTGCAACTGTCTCTTCGCTAGTTTCTTCTACTACTTCAGAGGATTTCGCTGTATTTCTGTCTGACTCGTTATTCTCATCACATTCAGTTAGATGATCCTCAACAACTGGCTCAACTAGTACTGGTTGATTAATCCCTCTAGCATCCAATTGAACTAAGTTATGATCCTCAGGAACACTAGCTTTGCTACCGTCTTCTAACTGGTCATCCACCACATCACTTTTTTGGTGTGACGTCTTAACAGTCCATGACTCATCTGTCTCCAGTCCTTTCAAGTCCAACAGGTTGGTACATTCACCTACAAATTATAAGAGCACAATAAGCAGAGCACCAAAATTAATTAGTACATCTATTTGACACCAAAACTTGAATAACTCCCATACCTTCACAATGTGGTTGACAGGTAGGTGAGTGACCATCACCTAGACAGGTCAATCTGGAAAAACTGACATTGCTGAGCTTATCCATACATTCTTCCGAGGTTTGTTCAACTGCAATAATATGACCAGTATCACCTCTGTCCAAAGACGGATAGTAATTATCTTCCATATCACGTACAGTAGCGTTCTCTGGGACATTCAATCCACTATCTACCATAACATTTTCCATCACATTAGTCACGGGTTCCATTACATTCTGTGCGTTTTGGACTGTAAATACACCTTGTAAATTATTATACTTTGATAGCTGATTTTCCTTCAGATGAGCTGAAATGTCCATGGTTTTCTCTATGCTTGAATGTACAGCAGATACTTCAAAACAAACAGGCTGACCCATTGCAGCAGATTCCCACTTATTGCTTGATTTTTCAACAGCTTCTTTGCTGCAGCAAGAATCAGTAGCTGGAACAAAGAGAAGATACAAATATTAATCATgtgaaaaaatacaaagtgaTAGAGGTTTAATACTCCAAGTAGTGATTGAGCCGGACAAAAAAGGTTTAAACAAAGGGAATTTGTTGAAGGCCTCACAGTTGAAAACTACAGTGCCTGAGCCATAGCACTTTCTTGTAAAGTGATTGAACTGTTTCTATCACAGTCAGGGAGATCATGCACATACTTCCCTTTAGTGATAGGAATAAATAATATGATTGATTACCAATAGCACTAAGTTCTACAAAGTAAATCCATCCAAACGATTTAACTGATGAATAACGAGATGAAACAGCTGAACCTATCAGCAATAAAAATATCACATAAACAtgaaaattaaagaagaaacCAAACAAGGGAACATCAAATACCTTCCTTTACTAGTGAAGATTTGGACAGAGTTACAGCAGTATCACTGAGAACAATTCTACCCAGATGGATGTCTCCATCTGTCTCTGCACTAGTTTCAGCAGTAGAACCTACATCAACCTGAACCATTTCTTCTCTGTCACAAGAACTGAAAGCACATATTTCTTCTACTAATGCAGAGGACTTTGCATTATTGCTGTCTGACTCCTTATTTTCACCAAGTTCAGTTAGATGATCCTCAAGAACTTGTTCTACAAGTACTGGTTGATCAATCCCACTAGCATCCAATTGAACTAAGTTTTGATCCTCAGGAACACTAACTTTGCTACCACCTTCTAACTGATCATCCACCACATCAATCCTTTGGTCTGACGTTTTAACGGTTAATGACTCATCTGTCTCCAATCCTTTGTTCAAGTCCAACAGGTTGGAACATTCACCTACAAGTTAGGCGAACACAATAAGCAccaaaaactaattaatacaTCTATTTGACAACAAAAGTAAATAACTCCCTTACCTTCACAGTCCGGTTGATAGGTAGGTGAGTGGCCATCACTTAGACAGGTAAATTTGGAAGAAACGACATTGCTGAACTTATCTGGACATTCTACTGGGTTTTGTTCAACTGCAATAGCATGGCCAGTATGACATTTGTTCAAAGACAGATAAGAATGATAATCCATATCACATGCAGTAGTGTTATCCGGGATGCTATTTTCCATCTCGTTAGTCAGGGGTTCTGTCACATTCTGTGGCTTCTGCACTGTAGATATACCTTGAAACTTCATTGATTCTGAGATCTGATTGTCCTTCAGATGACCTGAAATGTCCATGGCCTTCTCCACGATAGAATATGCAGTAGATACTTCATCATAAACAGGCTGACCCCTTCCAGCAGATTCCCTCTTCTTACTTGATCCCTTCCTCTGCTTGCTTGATCCTTTCCTCTGCTTGCTTGATCCCTTCCTCTGCTTGCTTGACCTTTCCAGACCTTTGCTGCAGCAAGAATCAGTATTGTTCTCATTTCCTGAAGCTTCTGGAATATTCAATCTAATATCTGTACTCAGATTTTCTTCAAGGGGTGAATTGATTTTAGCAAACGAGACCTTTTCCTTTATAATTGGCATCCTAGATTCactctttttgttctttccagCAGCTATACCAGTGCGTCCTGTAGGTGCAACCAAGCCACTTTTGGAAAGAATACGCGAGGATCGTCTTTGTGGGCTTTTGTTTAAAGAATCATGCACAATTAATGAACTTTCCTTCTCATATGTTGGCTCTTGTATTTGCTTCACAAGACCATCCTTTTTAACACCATTGGCAATTCCACACATGTCCCCAGTGGCTTCTGTTAGTATCTTTTCACAAGCATTCCGACTAGACCGCCTTAGAGATTGAGACACATTGGCACCCTTGTCAGGAACTGGTTGCTTCACTGTTCCAGCAGCTGTTGATTGCTTCACAGTTCCAGCAGCTTCACAAATTCTAAACTCCCTATCATCATGAGCAGCAGAGGAAAACAATGTAGTTTTGCGTCTGGATCTCCTTAAAGGACCATTGGGTAGGACAGCAACATTTTCTTCCATTCTTTCTACACTTGACTCAACTTTGGAAGCTCTTTCCAAATCTATATTCCTTGGTCTTTTTCTAGTATCACCTTTTGCCAGTTCCTTGCCCTTCTGGAACACAGGAATTTTCTGCCCGTCCTTTGATGGTTCTTCAAGTTCACATTCTTCTTGGCCCGAAGCTTTTCCCACAAACTTGGTTTTAGACTTTTTGCTCCTACCAACAAGTTTGGTTTCTGCCAATGGCCCACATGCAGAGTCTCTGTCCCTGGCTACTTTTCGTTTTGACC
Proteins encoded in this window:
- the LOC109950632 gene encoding uncharacterized protein LOC109950632 isoform X3 — translated: MDYYAMKRKQLQSLCKQHGIPANLRNTEMAHKLTLLLKEDEKLSEPVCKNLEENEGGIDSEVETKKVKKVKFSPENQTFYFVGTDNDSNSDCDYNPKKKQGRKRTSMVVKKVQVFENSRGLEHSHKIIDSPGRVTRSRAQKMDEGNAEAVFSPLPGKKKLTNRVKKVDSCDKPPPEVELIERVDSNAEHANLNGGLIQRQLRNRVVVSDDGGNSLVLRKDLVPRGSKKPKQNKGSDGDLLPTETYEENVPVGKGIKPEKVQKQCKGNVTKSGKTDLGGSRITRSRSQVGGNSSGVESKTDILIVQEKGQEVLQLKETCKGLDREHLRRKSAVPLKRSLEGDNLANEAVVPGKTLRRSKRKVARDRDSACGPLAETKLVGRSKKSKTKFVGKASGQEECELEEPSKDGQKIPVFQKGKELAKGDTRKRPRNIDLERASKVESSVERMEENVAVLPNGPLRRSRRKTTLFSSAAHDDREFRICEAAGTVKQSTAAGTVKQPVPDKGANVSQSLRRSSRNACEKILTEATGDMCGIANGVKKDGLVKQIQEPTYEKESSLIVHDSLNKSPQRRSSRILSKSGLVAPTGRTGIAAGKNKKSESRMPIIKEKVSFAKINSPLEENLSTDIRLNIPEASGNENNTDSCCSKGLERSSKQRKGSSKQRKGSSKQRKGSSKKRESAGRGQPVYDEVSTAYSIVEKAMDISGHLKDNQISESMKFQGISTVQKPQNVTEPLTNEMENSIPDNTTACDMDYHSYLSLNKCHTGHAIAVEQNPVECPDKFSNVVSSKFTCLSDGHSPTYQPDCEGECSNLLDLNKGLETDESLTVKTSDQRIDVVDDQLEGGSKVSVPEDQNLVQLDASGIDQPVLVEQVLEDHLTELGENKESDSNNAKSSALVEEICAFSSCDREEMVQVDVGSTAETSAETDGDIHLGRIVLSDTAVTLSKSSLVKEATDSCCSKEAVEKSSNKWESAAMGQPVCFEVSAVHSSIEKTMDISAHLKENQLSKYNNLQGVFTVQNAQNVMEPVTNVMENVMVDSGLNVPENATVRDMEDNYYPSLDRGDTGHIIAVEQTSEECMDKLSNVSFSRLTCLGDGHSPTCQPHCEGECTNLLDLKGLETDESWTVKTSHQKSDVVDDQLEDGSKASVPEDHNLVQLDARGINQPVLVEPVVEDHLTECDENNESDRNTAKSSEVVEETSEETVADIHLDRIVPSDTAVTLPKSSLLKQEGDQLENQFKSPVEGRSICEIDEALLYGSKNQNLSFDEVDYPEDDTVAASKIDSAIVVETESTSLSDCALAKMQHRNENILKEVTSEMKRHPSIASDDSMHMDGNADMDDNVGTLDGGMNSLNVSSKTEISSDNIGDFLVGDELADLSCCDHGIILGNAGASNSMAQTIPGLTDIDGIVGTESITQVKLCADNSCAKPQMYSGGLPLYHVFNDSSSLGDLSGLNEIEGKKNNAEEKEMTYEDREGDQRKDQFKSPVEGRNIHERNQALLHGSKNQNLSFEEVDILEKHTVAANNTESSMDAVVNETESRSLSDFSLAKMRRGNENKSPDPSTMVVSVDSAVQERALNNVMQSVLLLDQGKYGDPGIHKEVSLEMKRHPSIASVDSMHTDGNADMDDNIGTLDGGINSVNVSSKTAINSDNTGDFLVRDELGDLCCCDHGIILGNAGVNNRVSQNEPGLADTDRIVDTESITQVNLSADNFCAKRQMHSGDLSGLNESEGRNNAEEKEMTYEDRGTVSLLEGDQLKDQFESPVEGGIICERVEALLHGSQNQNLSFDEVDILEKHTVAANDIGSSMDALVDETQSGSLSDFALAKMQLGNENKSPGPSNMVVPVDSEVQERASNEVIQSVLQPDPAKCDDLELQGNEFGVLERVSGVKVVESLNVGINRTRTSQETEEVIDLLNLNDRDIISGDSKESPGFENLHPISMVKPETGVDCSADSPATDSSHGQCLLHQETKALELNAASPLFSSYEIKQLFSDDKMDGFSKSYPDMSKVDSVIEDSEAVKKGKESAVGIAQVAAGQLTDHEHKSEDVMELKSTLEMGIHYPVGSPVTNFSSCGDIKRDEFQKLDAGLSKANLMNEVGEHVKEGLENDLGIAQVVAKKHSDHHGQRMADELLKSTHPPVSDGNTCVNERPKEKGIRPINQVFVDHEDIDEAGDIEYSNVWARTGKSVDDSEMSGSNPGAFDVPIDVPAANSYPNYLMQARSNVNPDVEDAKFSVESEIVSEQNVTADQCPISADSGLRKDNLESPRVRSWEADSDKSISISFAPRENKTDSLVPSPPKSFVNTADMKENFRNTKNDKVSNSAVKTLQPRPALKDLQKK
- the LOC109950632 gene encoding uncharacterized protein LOC109950632 isoform X2, coding for MDYYAMKRKQLQSLCKQHGIPANLRNTEMAHKLTLLLKEDEKLSEPVCKNLEENEGGIDSEVETKKVKKVKFSPENQTFYFVGTDNDSNSDCDYNPKKKQGRKRTSMVVKKVQVFENSRGLEHSHKIIDSPGRVTRSRAQKMDEGNAEAVFSPLPGKKKLTNRVKKVDSCDKPPPEVELIERVDSNAEHANLNGGLIQRQLRNRVVVSDDGGNSLVLRKDLVPRGSKKPKQNKGSDGDLLPTETYEENVPVGKGIKPEKVQKQCKGNVTKSGKTDLGGSRITRSRSQVGGNSSGVESKTDILIVQEKGQEVLQLKETCKGLDREHLRRKSAVPLKRSLEGDNLANEAVVPGKTLRRSKRKVARDRDSACGPLAETKLVGRSKKSKTKFVGKASGQEECELEEPSKDGQKIPVFQKGKELAKGDTRKRPRNIDLERASKVESSVERMEENVAVLPNGPLRRSRRKTTLFSSAAHDDREFRICEAAGTVKQSTAAGTVKQPVPDKGANVSQSLRRSSRNACEKILTEATGDMCGIANGVKKDGLVKQIQEPTYEKESSLIVHDSLNKSPQRRSSRILSKSGLVAPTGRTGIAAGKNKKSESRMPIIKEKVSFAKINSPLEENLSTDIRLNIPEASGNENNTDSCCSKGLERSSKQRKGSSKQRKGSSKQRKGSSKKRESAGRGQPVYDEVSTAYSIVEKAMDISGHLKDNQISESMKFQGISTVQKPQNVTEPLTNEMENSIPDNTTACDMDYHSYLSLNKCHTGHAIAVEQNPVECPDKFSNVVSSKFTCLSDGHSPTYQPDCEGECSNLLDLNKGLETDESLTVKTSDQRIDVVDDQLEGGSKVSVPEDQNLVQLDASGIDQPVLVEQVLEDHLTELGENKESDSNNAKSSALVEEICAFSSCDREEMVQVDVGSTAETSAETDGDIHLGRIVLSDTAVTLSKSSLVKEATDSCCSKEAVEKSSNKWESAAMGQPVCFEVSAVHSSIEKTMDISAHLKENQLSKYNNLQGVFTVQNAQNVMEPVTNVMENVMVDSGLNVPENATVRDMEDNYYPSLDRGDTGHIIAVEQTSEECMDKLSNVSFSRLTCLGDGHSPTCQPHCEGECTNLLDLKGLETDESWTVKTSHQKSDVVDDQLEDGSKASVPEDHNLVQLDARGINQPVLVEPVVEDHLTECDENNESDRNTAKSSEVVEETSEETVADIHLDRIVPSDTAVTLPKSSLLKQEGDQLENQFKSPVEGRSICEIDEALLYGSKNQNLSFDEVDYPEDDTVAASKIDSAIVVETESTSLSDCALAKMQHRNENILKEVTSEMKRHPSIASDDSMHMDGNADMDDNVGTLDGGMNSLNVSSKTEISSDNIGDFLVGDELADLSCCDHGIILGNAGASNSMAQTIPGLTDIDGIVGTESITQVKLCADNSCAKPQMYSGGLPLYHVFNDSSSLGDLSGLNEIEGKKNNAEEKEMTYEDREGDQRKDQFKSPVEGRNIHERNQALLHGSKNQNLSFEEVDILEKHTVAANNTESSMDAVVNETESRSLSDFSLAKMRRGNENKSPDPSTMVVSVDSAVQERALNNVMQSVLLLDQGKYGDPGIHKEVSLEMKRHPSIASVDSMHTDGNADMDDNIGTLDGGINSVNVSSKTAINSDNTGDFLVRDELGDLCCCDHGIILGNAGVNNRVSQNEPGLADTDRIVDTESITQVNLSADNFCAKRQMHSGDLSGLNESEGRNNAEEKEMTYEDREGDQLKDQFESPVEGGIICERVEALLHGSQNQNLSFDEVDILEKHTVAANDIGSSMDALVDETQSGSLSDFALAKMQLGNENKSPGPSNMVVPVDSEVQERASNEVIQSVLQPDPAKCDDLELQGNEFGVLERVSGVKVVESLNVGINRTRTSQETEEVIDLLNLNDRDIISGDSKESPGFENLHPISMVKPETGVDCSADSPATDSSHGQCLLHQGEEATAETKALELNAASPLFSSYEIKQLFSDDKMDGFSKSYPDMSKVDSVIEDSEAVKKGKESAVGIAQVAAGQLTDHEHKSEDVMELKSTLEMGIHYPVGSPVTNFSSCGDIKRDEFQKLDAGLSKANLMNEVGEHVKEGLENDLGIAQVVAKKHSDHHGQRMADELLKSTHPPVSDGNTCVNERPKEKGIRPINQVFVDHEDIDEAGDIEYSNVWARTGKSVDDSEMSGSNPGAFDVPIDVPAANSYPNYLMQARSNVNPDVEDAKFSVESEIVSEQNVTADQCPISADSGLRKDNLESPRVRSWEADSDKSISISFAPRENKTDSLVPSPPKSFVNTADMKENFRNTKNDKVSNSAVKTLQPRPALKDLQKK